The following coding sequences are from one Pirellulales bacterium window:
- the deoC gene encoding deoxyribose-phosphate aldolase, which yields MSWTYAEIAKLIDHALLTPALKEEQLDAGCRLALDYDVASVCILPYAVTRCANILRGGTVRVSTVIGFPHGGQHASVKLAEARQALADGCEELDVVINISQAVSERWNYLTAELAPIIQTTHDAGQKVKVIFENCYLTDAHKRELCKICSDLGADWVKTSTGFGSGGATLDDLRLMRAYAAPHVQIKAAGGLRDLDMVLAARELGATRCGTSRTAEILDECRKRLNLTPLAATTSAPAGGY from the coding sequence ATGTCGTGGACATACGCGGAAATCGCCAAGTTGATCGATCATGCCCTATTGACCCCCGCGTTAAAAGAGGAGCAATTAGACGCGGGCTGTCGTCTGGCGCTCGATTATGATGTGGCTAGCGTCTGCATTTTGCCCTATGCCGTTACCCGCTGCGCGAACATTTTGCGCGGCGGCACGGTGCGGGTAAGCACGGTGATTGGCTTTCCCCACGGGGGACAACATGCCTCGGTCAAGCTGGCCGAGGCCCGCCAGGCCCTGGCCGATGGCTGCGAGGAACTGGATGTGGTCATCAATATCAGCCAGGCGGTCAGCGAGCGCTGGAATTATTTGACGGCGGAATTAGCCCCCATCATTCAGACCACCCACGACGCGGGCCAAAAAGTAAAAGTCATTTTTGAAAATTGCTATCTCACCGACGCGCACAAACGCGAATTGTGCAAAATCTGCTCGGATTTGGGCGCGGATTGGGTAAAGACCTCGACGGGATTCGGCAGCGGCGGCGCCACGCTGGACGATTTGCGGCTGATGCGGGCTTATGCCGCCCCGCATGTGCAGATAAAAGCGGCCGGGGGACTGCGCGACCTGGACATGGTCCTAGCCGCGCGGGAATTGGGCGCGACCCGCTGCGGCACGAGCCGGACGGCGGAAATCCTAGATGAATGCCGCAAAAGGCTGAATTTGACCCCGTTGGCGGCAACCACCAGCGCTCCCGCCGGGGGGTATTAG
- a CDS encoding DUF1501 domain-containing protein: MLDFYLGRDKRSFCSGTTRRDFMRVGGLGMLGLGLADILKLEACAQEAHIQGTPSAPRAKSVILVFLGGGLSHHDTFDMKPGAPAEIRGKYGSIPTKIPGLSICELLPKMADVMDRLTLVRSGAHHNDHHETATNWVLSGRFGSPFGDFPAIGAVVSQQLGFRGVLPPYMAIPKNPSFTWELGKSAFLGGRYESFATGDPNNQNFQVRDLSPAGNAAGTRLERRESLLAAVDSLQRQVEGNDQIATYDEFRRRAANMVLTPEAKKAFDIKSEDETLRDRYGRNTFGQSCLLARRLIEHNIRFATVNYGGWDHHGKIFENLDNKLPEFDRGFSALIEDLDQRGLLKDTLVVCMGEFGRTPKINKDAGRDHWGPAASLLFAGAGIARGKIIGQTDRTGSQVLEQPIAPADVAHTILTALGINPDIELTTPDGRIIPILDKGEFVRELFV, from the coding sequence ATGCTTGATTTTTATCTTGGCCGGGATAAGCGATCGTTCTGCTCTGGAACCACGCGACGGGACTTTATGCGCGTGGGGGGCCTAGGTATGTTGGGCCTGGGGTTGGCGGACATTTTAAAGTTGGAGGCCTGCGCCCAAGAAGCCCATATCCAGGGAACGCCTAGCGCGCCCCGCGCTAAAAGCGTCATTTTAGTGTTTTTAGGCGGAGGGCTATCCCACCACGACACCTTTGATATGAAGCCCGGCGCTCCCGCGGAAATCCGCGGCAAATACGGCTCTATACCCACCAAGATCCCCGGTCTGTCCATTTGCGAATTACTACCGAAAATGGCGGATGTCATGGACCGGCTGACGCTGGTACGCAGCGGCGCGCATCATAACGACCATCACGAGACCGCCACCAATTGGGTGCTATCGGGGCGTTTTGGCTCCCCTTTTGGCGACTTTCCCGCCATTGGCGCGGTCGTTTCGCAGCAATTGGGCTTTCGCGGCGTGCTCCCCCCCTATATGGCCATCCCGAAAAACCCGTCCTTTACATGGGAACTGGGAAAAAGCGCGTTCCTGGGGGGGCGGTATGAATCCTTTGCCACGGGGGACCCAAACAACCAAAATTTCCAGGTCCGCGACCTCAGTCCCGCGGGAAACGCCGCCGGGACGCGCCTGGAACGGCGTGAATCACTGCTTGCCGCGGTTGATAGCCTGCAACGCCAAGTCGAGGGAAATGATCAAATCGCCACTTATGATGAGTTTCGCAGACGCGCAGCCAACATGGTCTTAACGCCCGAGGCCAAAAAGGCATTTGATATCAAAAGCGAGGATGAAACCCTGCGTGATCGATATGGCCGCAACACTTTTGGCCAAAGCTGCCTCTTGGCTCGGCGCTTGATCGAGCACAACATTCGCTTTGCCACCGTGAACTATGGCGGCTGGGACCACCACGGCAAAATCTTTGAAAATCTTGACAACAAACTCCCGGAGTTTGACCGCGGCTTTTCCGCCTTGATTGAAGATCTGGACCAGCGCGGCCTGCTCAAAGACACCCTGGTCGTGTGCATGGGTGAGTTTGGCCGAACACCCAAAATTAACAAAGACGCGGGGCGCGACCACTGGGGACCGGCGGCATCGCTGTTGTTCGCGGGGGCGGGGATCGCGCGGGGCAAAATTATCGGCCAGACCGACCGCACCGGATCGCAAGTCCTGGAACAGCCTATCGCCCCGGCGGATGTGGCCCATACTATTTTAACGGCCCTGGGCATCAACCCCGATATCGAACTGACCACGCCGGATGGACGGATCATTCCCATTCTAGATAAAGGGGAATTTGTGCGGGAACTGTTTGTTTAG
- a CDS encoding pirin family protein produces the protein MFQVRKSNARGHVQHGWLESFHTFSFADYHDPQWTGYRHLRVINDDWIMPGQGFGQHPHRDMEIITYMLEGELEHRDSLGNGRILRAGDVQYMAAGTGILHSEFNPNPATPTHLLQIWIKPDTRGVAPRYAEMSLTDQQPGTLRLVASADGRAGSILIHQDADLWIGKLNTGQEVFHSLNESRHLWLHVATGEITVNGQMLAAGDALYGAGPARLSLTCVQPAQALLFDLA, from the coding sequence ATGTTTCAGGTTAGAAAATCGAACGCGCGCGGCCATGTTCAGCATGGTTGGCTGGAGTCTTTTCACACGTTTAGCTTTGCCGATTACCACGATCCCCAATGGACCGGCTACCGCCATCTGCGCGTTATCAATGATGACTGGATTATGCCCGGACAGGGCTTTGGACAACATCCCCACCGCGACATGGAAATCATTACCTACATGCTGGAGGGAGAACTGGAACACCGCGATTCCCTGGGGAATGGGCGAATCTTGCGCGCGGGAGACGTGCAGTACATGGCGGCGGGAACGGGAATCCTCCACAGTGAATTTAACCCCAATCCCGCCACGCCGACGCACTTGCTCCAAATTTGGATCAAGCCCGACACCCGTGGAGTCGCTCCCCGCTATGCGGAAATGTCATTAACGGATCAACAACCCGGAACGTTGCGGCTGGTCGCCAGCGCGGATGGCCGCGCGGGGTCGATCTTGATTCACCAGGACGCCGATTTGTGGATCGGCAAATTGAATACCGGTCAAGAAGTTTTCCATTCTCTCAACGAGTCTCGACACTTGTGGCTACATGTGGCCACGGGCGAAATCACCGTGAACGGCCAGATGCTGGCAGCCGGCGATGCCTTGTATGGAGCGGGACCGGCGCGACTAAGTCTAACATGTGTCCAACCCGCCCAAGCGCTGCTGTTTGATCTGGCATAA
- a CDS encoding PPC domain-containing protein, with the protein MAANSPFLLPMCRWLGSGLVGVCLAAAPLGAEETPDKDKAPKPPELKLSVPLAIPHDYQGMLILRGQRLQSCKEVKSAQGGVTVKLVKAEASKPPQDVEASVAGDSFVELELQLSAPLDAGEIPLTVVTDQGEATYQTQVIPREKYLEQREPAGGFKDAQDLPLDQVVVGKIDAPRDVDVFRLQLMSGKKYVLELSAARRGSPLDAHLTLFDDRGRILVVNDDAPGTRDPRLEYTVATDGVYYLSVIDANDLGSNIHDYVLSLRAE; encoded by the coding sequence ATGGCGGCCAACTCGCCTTTTTTGTTACCGATGTGCCGCTGGCTGGGAAGCGGACTAGTTGGCGTATGCCTAGCGGCGGCCCCCTTGGGGGCGGAAGAAACTCCGGACAAAGACAAAGCCCCCAAACCCCCAGAGTTGAAGCTGTCCGTACCATTGGCGATTCCGCATGACTATCAAGGCATGTTGATTTTGCGCGGACAACGGCTGCAATCCTGCAAAGAAGTAAAGTCCGCGCAGGGCGGCGTCACGGTAAAACTAGTAAAGGCTGAGGCTTCTAAACCGCCACAAGATGTCGAAGCGTCCGTCGCGGGAGATTCATTCGTCGAGCTGGAATTGCAGCTTTCCGCCCCTCTTGATGCCGGGGAAATCCCCTTAACCGTGGTTACGGATCAGGGAGAGGCCACCTATCAAACACAAGTGATCCCGCGTGAGAAATATTTGGAACAACGGGAACCGGCCGGGGGATTTAAAGACGCCCAGGATTTGCCACTTGATCAAGTGGTTGTGGGAAAAATCGATGCTCCGCGCGATGTGGACGTGTTTCGCCTTCAACTCATGAGTGGAAAGAAATATGTGCTAGAACTTAGTGCCGCTAGGCGCGGTTCTCCCTTGGATGCCCATTTGACCCTCTTTGATGACCGCGGGCGGATCCTGGTCGTCAATGACGATGCCCCGGGGACGCGCGATCCGCGGTTGGAGTATACGGTCGCGACGGATGGCGTTTATTATTTATCGGTGATTGACGCCAACGATTTGGGAAGCAATATACACGACTATGTGCTAAGTTTGCGGGCGGAGTAA